Proteins co-encoded in one Musa acuminata AAA Group cultivar baxijiao unplaced genomic scaffold, Cavendish_Baxijiao_AAA HiC_scaffold_1077, whole genome shotgun sequence genomic window:
- the LOC135666256 gene encoding uncharacterized protein LOC135666256, which translates to MSAAAITCSRGAAALGFRCWSLMRLPAAQVGCPRSNLSLLQRFSSQLVKSNGSRACLIDTLALVRRLEKEGVPSKQAEAITSTITEVLNESLESVAQSFVSKPEMQRSEMIQDSNIWKFKLEMKGSQVHM; encoded by the exons ATGTCTGCGGCGGCTATCACCTGCAGTAGAGGCGCCGCCGCGTTAGGGTTTCGTTGCTGGTCGCTGATGCGGCTGCCGGCGGCGCAAGTCGGGTGCCCTCGGTCCAATTTGTCGCTGCTGCAGCGCTTCTCTTCGCAACTCGTCAAGAGCAACGGGAGTAGGGCTTGCCTTATCGACACGCTCGCTCTG GTCAGGAGGTTGGAGAAGGAAGGGGTCCCGTCGAAGCAAGCAGAGGCCATCACATCGACCATCACGGAGGTTTTGAATGAGAGCTTGGAGAGCGTCGCCCAGTCCTTTGTGTCCAAGCCCGAGATGCAGAGG AGTGAGATGATTCAAGATTCTAATATCTGGAAATTCAAGTTGGAAATGAAGGGCTCGCAG GTGCATATGTGA